Proteins co-encoded in one Yamadazyma tenuis chromosome 1, complete sequence genomic window:
- the PWP2 gene encoding U3 snoRNP protein (COG:A; BUSCO:EOG09260E2O; EggNog:ENOG503NVZP) produces the protein MKSDFKFSNLLGTVYRRGNLVFTEDGTKLLSPVGNRVSCFNLIKNECFTFNYEHRKDVTTIALNKQGTLMLSVDEDGRAILINFVARTVLHHFNFKDKVLDLKFSPCGNYFAIACNRFIQVWKTPDFTDDRQFSPFVRHRVYSGHYSDVTSISWSKDSRFFLSTSKDMTSKVYSLHSDESSVAMTLAGHRDYVVNAFFNDTQEIIYTLSKDGALFRWEYTERPGEESDSDDEETDTEKPQKHLSWRITAKNFFYADSHVKCATFHPQSNLLVVGFNNGEFRLYELPEFVLVQQLSMGQNPINTVSINRTGEWLAFGSSKLGQLLVYEWQSESYILRQQGHFDSINCICYSPDGGRIITGSDDGKIKVWDNRSGFCLMTFTEHTSSITGLQFSKKGQVLFSSSLDGTVRAFDLLRYRNFRTFTATERIQFNCLAADPSGEVVVAGSQDSFDIFVWSVQTGQLLDRLSGHEGPISGLSFGVESSVLASASWDKTIRIWSIFSRSQSVEPIEVQSDVLSIAMRPDSKEVSISTLDGHIVTFDVEDAKQVHLLDGKRDIIGGRYKEDRFEAKNSARAKNFTTIDYSFDGNFIIAGGNNNSICLYDVKNEVLLKKFKVSENMKLDGTLQKLNSKNMADGGALDLVDRAGENSDLEDRVDNSLPGSRKGDPSLRSTRPAIRVASIRFSPTISSFAAGSTEGLMVYSVDNEMVFDPFELDIDITPQTIIETLEEKDYLKALIMSFRMNEVKLIRLVYDSIPVKDIKVVAKDIPVVYLERLLRFIGERSIDSIHLELHLIWINSLLLSHGQYIGVHRYEFTHAMKLLSRFLNKYAKSIVKISKNSDALTGFLTAAVKSKDQAEEFEGFEESEHEDMDEDSDESEGEWLGPTADSKGFADVFEDAVDMDE, from the coding sequence ATGAAATcagacttcaagttctccaatttGCTTGGAACCGTGTACAGACGGGGGAACCTTGTGTTTACCGAAGATGGAACCAAGCTTCTCAGCCCCGTGGGAAACCGGGTTTCctgtttcaacttgatcaaaaacgAGTGTTTTACATTCAACTACGAGCATCGCAAagatgtcaccaccatAGCCCTCAACAAACAAGGAACCCTAATGTTGAGCGTGGACGAGGACGGGAGAGccattctcatcaactttgtGGCAAGGACGGTTTTGCATCACTTTAACTTCAAGGACAAAGTGCTTGATCTCAAGTTCAGTCCTTGTGGAAATTACTTTGCAATCGCCTGCAACAGGTTCATACAGGTGTGGAAAACCCCCGACTTCACCGACGACCGTCAGTTCCTGCCATTTGTGCGCCACCGGGTATACTCGGGCCACTACAGTGACGTGACGTCGATTTCGTGGTCCAAAGACTCgagattcttcttgtcgACCTCTAAAGATATGACCTCCAAGGTCTACTCATTGCACTCAGATGAAAGCAGTGTGGCCATGACATTGGCCGGGCACAGAGACTACGTGGTGAATGCCTTCTTCAACGACACGCAAGAAATCATCTATACGTTGAGCAAAGACGGTGCTTTATTCCGTTGGGAGTATACTGAACGACCCGGTGAAGAAAGCGACAGcgacgatgaagaaactgaTACAGAAAAACCCCAGAAGCACTTGAGCTGGAGAATCACcgccaaaaacttcttctACGCCGACAGCCACGTCAAGTGTGCCACGTTCCACCCCCAACTGAAtcttttggtggttggttTCAATAACGGGGAATTCAGACTATATGAGCTTCCAGAGTTCGTATTGGTGCAACAGTTGCTGATGGGCCAAAACCCTATCAACACCGTCAGCATCAACCGCACTGGCGAGTGGCTAGCCTTTGGGTCGTCCAAGCTCGGCCAGTTGCTTGTATACGAATGGCAGTCCGAATCGTATATTTTGAGACAGCAGGGCCACTTCGATTCTATCAACTGCATCTGCTATTCGCCCGACGGTGGACGAATAATCACCGGCTCTGATGACGGGAAAATCAAGGTCTGGGACAACCGATCTGGTTTCTGCCTCATGACATTCACAGAACACACCTCCAGTATCACCGGCCTTCAGTTTTCTAAAAAGGGACAGGTCTTGTTTTCGTCGTCGTTGGACGGAACCGTACGGGCCTTCGACTTGCTCAGGTACAGAAACTTCCGGACATTCACCGCCACCGAAAGAATCCAGTTCAACTGTTTGGCAGCGGATCCTAGTGGagaggtggtggtggccgGGTCTCAGGACTCGTTTGACATTTTTGTGTGGTCGGTGCAGACGGGGCAGTTGTTGGACCGACTCTCCGGACATGAAGGGCCTATTTCAGGGCTTTCTTTCGGGGTGGAATCCTCGGTGTTGGCATCTGCTTCCTGGGACAAGACCATTCGAATCTGGAGCATTTTCAGCCGGTCTCAACTGGTGGAGCCCATTGAAGTCCAGTCAGACGTGTTGAGTATAGCCATGAGACCCGACTCCAAGGAAGTCAGTATCAGCACGTTGGACGGGCACATTGTGACGTTTGACGTGGAAGACGCCAAACAAGTGCATCTACTCGACGGGAAAAGAGATATTATTGGAGGTAGGTACAAGGAGGACCGGTTCGAGGCGAAAAACTCTGCCCGGGCCAAGaacttcaccaccatcgACTACTCGTTTGATGGAAACTTCATCATTGCTGGGGGAAACAACAACTCAATTTGTCTCTACGACGTGAAAAACGAGGTGcttctcaagaagttcaaagTATCAGAAAACATGAAATTGGACGGGACGTTGCAGAAGctcaactccaagaacaTGGCTGATGGTGGGGCCCTTGACTTGGTGGACCGGGCTGGGGAAAACAGTGATTTGGAGGACAGAGTGGACAATTCGTTACCGGGATCCCGCAAAGGAGACCCTAGTTTAAGAAGCACTCGGCCAGCCATCCGAGTGGCTTCCATTCGCTTCAGTCCTACCATCTCTTCCTTTGCAGCCGGCTCTACCGAAGGACTAATGGTGTACTCGGTGGACAACGAAATGGTGTTTGACCCATTTGAGTTGGACATCGACATCACGCCGCAGACGATTATTGAAaccttggaagaaaaggatTATTTAAAGGCATTGATCATGAGTTTCCGGATGAACGAAGTCAAGTTGATCCGGCTTGTCTACGACTCGATCCCCGTCAAGGATATCAAGGTTGTGGCCAAAGATATTCCTGTGGTATATTTGGAGCGACTTTTGAGGTTTATCGGTGAGAGATCCATCGATTCAATTCACTTGGAATTGCACTTGATTTGGATCAAcagcttgttgttgagtCATGGTCAGTACATAGGTGTGCACCGGTACGAGTTCACCCATGcgatgaagttgttgagtcggtttttgaacaagtatGCAAAAAGTATTGTCAAGATCTCCAAAAACAGCGATGCGTTGACGGGATTTTTGACGGCAGCCGTGAAATCAAAGGACCAGGCAGAGGAGTTTGAGGGGTTTGAAGAGAGTGAACATGAGGACATGGATGAAGATAGTGATGAGAGTGAGGGCGAGTGGCTTGGACCCACTGCCGATTCCAAGGGATTTGCAGATGTTTTCGAAGATGCCGTCGACATGGACGAGTAA
- the GSY1 gene encoding glycogen synthase isoform 1 (COG:H; CAZy:GT3; EggNog:ENOG503NU8X), with amino-acid sequence MGRDIQNHLLFEVATEVAHKVGGIYSVLKSKAPITVAEYRERYTLIGPLNHDSAQVEVEELPVKDPHVLKTLNSMSDRGVRWLYGRWLIEGAPRVLLFDIQSASQHLNEWKSDLWNNAGIPTPDHDQETNEAILLGYLVAWFLGELVFHDRERAVICHCHEWLAGVALPLCRNRRLDVTTIFTTHATLLGRYLCAGSIDFYNNLANFDVDAEAGKRGIYHRYCIERSAAHTADVFTTVSHITAFESEHLLKRKPDGVLPNGLNVVKFQAVHEFQNLHAMKKAKINEFVKGHFYGNYDFDLDNTLYFFIAGRYEFRNKGCDFFIESLARLNHRLKEIGSKITVVAFIIMPGRTQSYTVETLKGQAVIKQLESTIEEVQKKVGERLFEHCARFPNKLNGSNTAGNEVPSIDELIKPADRVLLKRRIFALKREGLPPIVTHNMADDATDPVLNQIRRVQLFNKPEDRVKIIFHPEFLNANNPILSLDYDEFVRGCHLGVFPSYYEPWGYTPAECTVMGVPSITTNLSGFGCYMEDLIENTSDYGIYIVDRRMKSVDESINQLTDQMFDFTQKTRRQRINQRNRTERLSDLLDWKRMGLEYIKARQLSLKRAYPDKFKNGANPFQQNNSNLKLTRPLSVPGSPRGKLGIMTPGDLGSLQEAQQGLATEDYIGFKLGENDDTEGDAESGYHLTLRGTSAPPPDEDEQ; translated from the coding sequence ATGGGCAGAGACATCCAGAACCACTTGCTATTCGAGGTGGCCACGGAGGTCGCCCACAAGGTGGGAGGAATCTATTCGGTGTTAAAATCCAAAGCTCCCATCACCGTTGCTGAGTACAGAGAGAGATACACCCTTATAGGTCCTTTAAACCATGACTCGGCCCAGGtcgaagttgaagaattgcCAGTCAAGGACCCCCACGTTTTGAAGACCTTGAACTCCATGAGTGATCGTGGGGTTCGCTGGCTCTATGGGAGATGGTTGATTGAAGGGGCTCCTAGGGTGTTACTTTTTGACATCCAGTCAGCTCTGCAACACTTGAACGAGTGGAAGTCGGACTTGTGGAACAACGCCGGCATCCCCACGCCCGACCATGACCAGGAGACCAACGAAGCCATTTTGTTGGGGTACCTCGTGGCGTGGTTTTTGGGAGAGTTGGTATTCCATGACCGGGAAAGGGCTGTTATCTGTCACTGTCATGAATGGTTGGCCGGGGTGGCGTTGCCGTTGTGTCGTAACCGTCGCCTtgatgtcaccaccatttTCACTACCCATGCAACCTTGTTGGGTCGGTACTTGTGTGCTGGGTCGATTGACTTTTACAAcaatttggccaacttTGACGTGGATGCTGAAGCCGGGAAAAGAGGTATCTACCACCGGTATTGTATCGAACGACTGGCAGCCCACACTGCCGATGTGTTCACCACCGTGTCTCACATCACTGCATTTGAATCCGagcacttgttgaagagaaaacCCGATGGGGTGTTGCCCAATGGGTTGAACGTGGTGAAATTCCAGGCAGTTCATGAGTTCCAGAACTTGCATGCCatgaagaaggccaagATCAACGAGTTTGTCAAGGGCCATTTTTACGGCAACTACGACTTTGACTTAGACAACACTCTCTATTTCTTCATTGCCGGTCGGTACGAGTTTAGAAACAAAGGATGTGATTTTTTCATCGAGAGTTTGGCTCGGTTGAATCACCGTTTGAAGGAGATTGGCTCAAAGATCACGGTGGTGGCCTTCATCATTATGCCAGGGAGAACCCAGTCTTATACGGTTGAAACCTTGAAGGGACAGGCCGTCATCAAGCAGTTGGAAAGcaccattgaagaagtgcAAAAGAAGGTGGGTGAACGACTCTTTGAACACTGTGCCCGGTTTCCCAACAAGCTCAATGGATCCAATACGGCTGGAAATGAGGTTCCATCTattgatgagttgattAAGCCGGCTGATAgagtgttgttgaagagaagaatcTTTGCTTTGAAAAGAGAGGGATTGCCACCGATTGTCACTCACAACATGGCCGATGATGCCACCGACCCAGTGTTGAACCAAATTAGAAGGGTACAATTGTTTAATAAACCCGAAGATAGAGTCAAGATTATTTTCCATCCCGAGTTCTTGAACGCTAATAACCCGATTTTATCATTGGATTATGATGAATTCGTTAGAGGTTGTCATTTGGGTGTATTCCCCTCCTACTACGAGCCTTGGGGTTATACCCCGGCTGAGTGCACGGTCATGGGGGTGCcttccatcaccaccaacttgtcaGGGTTTGGGTGTTACATGGAggatttgattgaaaacaCAAGTGATTATGGAATTTATATTGTCGACAGAAGAATGAAGTCTGTTGATGAGTCCATTAACCAGTTGACTGATCAGATGTTCGACTTTACTCAAAAAACCAGAAGACAGAGaatcaaccaaagaaaCAGAACCGAGAGATTGAGTGATTTATTGGACTGGAAGAGAATGGGTCTCGAGTATATCAAGGCCAGGCAATTATCATTGAAGAGGGCTTATCCtgataagttcaagaacGGTGCCAATCCTTTCCAGCAAAATAACTCtaacttgaaattgactAGACCTTTATCGGTTCCGGGATCTCCAAGAGGAAAGTTGGGTATCATGACTCCAGGAGATTTGGGTTCCTTGcaagaagctcaacaaGGATTAGCCACCGAAGACTACATCGGGTTCAAGTTAGGtgaaaatgatgatacTGAAGGAGATGCCGAATCTGGTTATCATTTGACCTTAAGAGGAACTTCTGCTCCTCCTCCAGATGAGGATGAGCAATAG
- a CDS encoding uncharacterized protein (EggNog:ENOG503P6U2; COG:A): MLPLYLLNSAKSQPILVELKNGETLNGLLTNCDSWMNLTLSEVIQTSPNAEVFTKIPEIYIRGSHIKYLRLPEQTMDYAKEQNMINMEQRNKNQNRRGGRPNNNSGNFNRRRNDNNRGGNYNNRRGNSSNYHQSHGAGDS; the protein is encoded by the exons ATG TTACCATTATATTTGTTGAATTCCGCCAAAAGCCAGCCGATATTGgttgaattgaagaatgggGAGACCTTGAATGGGTTATTAACCAACTGTGATTCCTGGATGAATTTAACCCTTTCCGAAGTGATTCAAACATCTCCCAACGCTGAGGTATTCACAAAGATACCGGAGATCTATATCAGAGGTAGTCATATCAAATACTTAAGATTGCCTGAACAA ACTATGGACTATGCCAAGGAGCAAAATATGATCAACATGGAACAAAGAAACAAGAACCAAAACAGAAGAGGCGGAAGacccaacaacaactccGGAAATTTCAACAGAAGACGTAACGATAATAACAGAGGAGGTAACTATAATAACCGTCGTGGAAACAGCAGCAATTACCACCAGTCCCATGGTGCTGGAGACAGTTAG
- a CDS encoding uncharacterized protein (COG:S; EggNog:ENOG503P7Z5), with protein MSLGTKKPKFKLDLNINELSNIPQVSGECYIELNIRDSKKKSLPSLRALSIRNNIHKSLTDNDNSEPSSGSSTPAFSSPNSEDNRTHTSNGNIYVTTSSKPIHNFKCGFNYKVSCNLRFGIKRRENLIADKYLLMKIFYVGEKHKEFGHHHTSNRLELGKLEINLAEYLNFNEPVTSKYLLKDSKVNSILSLTVHLSELPASFDFHTSLQINDSGTVSKSVTHHDTTSKSSSTAQSSSHNQYNVPQFERRNIFGGLNDVIGSENKKTDTSIKREQSPMSDDRRIQRSGTKKSRNPPEKSLETKGDQDPPVLIDPIVNDLYKKILESTWDPKLHLLLDFSPEVCINSIFNNSADEWRQKLKDDLADDNDEDEEVRCIHGLINETNYREDLRSWSVKGVN; from the coding sequence ATGAGTTTAGGAACAAAGAAACCTAAGTTTAAACTCGATCTTAATATCAATGAACTATCAAATATCCCTCAGGTCAGTGGAGAGTGCTACATAGAGCTCAATATCCGTGAcagcaagaagaaatcactTCCATCGCTCCGAGCCCTTTCCATCCGAAATAACATTCACAAGTCGCTTACTGATAACGATAATAGCGAACCGTCTCTGggatcatcaactccagcCTTCTCCTCGCCTAACAGTGAAGACAACAGGACACACACATCTAATGGTAACATTTACGTCACCACATCCTCGAAACCAATACATAACTTCAAATGTGGGTTCAACTATAAGGTGTCATGTAACTTGCGGTTTGGCATTAAGCGCCGGGAAAACTTGATTGCAGACAAGTATCTTCTCATGAAGATATTCTACGTGGGAGAAAAGCACAAGGAATTCGGCCATCACCACACCAGTAACAGGCTCGAGTTGGGAAAACTAGAAATCAATTTAGCTGAATATTTGAATTTCAATGAACCTGTTACTTCCAAGTATTTGCTTAAAGACTCGAAAGTCAACTCCATCTTGAGTTTGACCGTCCACCTATCGGAGTTGCCGGCCAGCTTCGACTTTCATACGCTGCTTCAAATCAACGATTCGGGAACTGTTTCTAAGTCTGTCACTCACCATGACACCACCTCAAAGTCCTCTTCAACTGCTCAGTCATCCTCCCACAACCAGTATAATGTCCCGCAGTTCGAACGGAGAAACATATTTGGCGGTTTGAACGACGTCATTGGATCTGAGAACAAGAAGACCGATACTTCTATCAAGCGGGAACAGTCTCCGATGTCTGATGATAGGCGTATTCAACGGTCTGGCACCAAGAAGAGTCGCAATCCTCCGGAAAAGTCGTTGGAAACGAAGGGTGACCAAGACCCTCCTGTGCTCATTGATCCCATTGTCAATGACTTGTacaagaagattttggagtcTACGTGGGACCCAAaacttcatcttcttttggaCTTTTCGCCGGAAGTATGCATCAATAGCatattcaacaattctGCTGACGAATGGCGGcagaaattgaaagatGACTTGGCGGATGACAACGACGAGGATGAAGAGGTAAGGTGCATTCATGGGTTAATTAATGAGACCAACTATAGAGAAGAtttgagaagttggagcGTCAAAGGTGTAAACTAA
- a CDS encoding uncharacterized protein (EggNog:ENOG503PVD1) translates to MDPSQFDYIVQFLRNLLNVDDPTTITLPDLSVHFEADASKEILPDVTFPNDIWFRDNISIRDCKIKVTMLHEINIMLTSEINKLDQPLEDMLLMYYQKLLAAYKFYELPAQQSYGSDVTNNFSVREELEDEIEDLAPDEGKSLNRTVSNQSSTTSLKTHHSFFSHSSANINTTNFSGLGNGKHTSTSSSGPYLGRRRFSSIVSNNNSNANSNGSSPHKEREHEEIVEEESKRQQALNSLLSKSYIYNKIKKHRESTSSMNSNISLPSVPYSGRNSVSTTATMNSAKSKRSSSNFTSLDNNELKHPSFPVLPSFASYTSSQRLEFQRSKQEYYLQIQRLLESVQAIIHQLQLNHKDAKAFKLMDFIKRYVFRFVVIDASELVLTYGEIEAYRLYSRLNQG, encoded by the coding sequence ATGGATCCCTCGCAATTTGATTATATTGTCCAGTTTCTTCGAAACCTACTCAATGTTGACGACCCTACAACCATCACACTCCCCGATTTATCTGTGCATTTCGAAGCTGATGCCTCCAAAGAGATTCTTCCCGATGTCACCTTCCCCAACGATATTTGGTTTAGAGACAATATCTCCATACGGGACTGCAAAATTAAGGTGACGATGCTCCAcgaaatcaacatcatGCTCACGagtgaaatcaacaaattggaCCAGCCGTTGGAGGacatgttgttgatgtacTACCAGAAGCTCTTGGCCGCGTACAAGTTCTATGAGTTACCAGCCCAGCAGTCGTACGGATCTGATGTGACAAACAACTTCTCTGTTCGCGAAGAGCTCGAAGACGAGATAGAAGACCTTGCCCCCGATGAAGGCAAGCTGCTCAACCGCACCGTATCCAATCAGTCTTCCACAACATCATTAAAGACCCATCACTCGTTTTTTTCCCATTCCAGTGCCAATATTAATACAACCAACTTCTCAGGTCTCGGTAATGGGAAGCACACTCtgacatcttcaagtgGACCGTACTTGGGCCGCAGACGGTTTCTGTCGATAGTCTCCAACAATAATAGCAATGCCAACAGTAACGGATCAAGCCCACATAAAGAACGTGAACACGAAGAGATTGTGGAAGAGGAAAGTAAAAGACAGCAGGCATTGAACTCACTTCTTTCCAAGTCGTATATCTACAATAAGATCAAAAAACACCGTGAGCTGACGAGTTCGATGAACTCCAACATTCTGCTTCCAAGCGTGCCTTATAGCGGCCGTAACAGTGTCAGCACAACTGCTACCATGAATTCTGCCAAGAGTAAAAGGTCGTCTTCCAACTTTACTCTGCTCGATaacaacgagttgaagcATCCCTCATTCCCGGTGTTGCCGTCTTTTGCCAGCTACACGCTGAGTCAACGGCTCGAGTTCCAAAGACTGAAGCAAGAGTATTATCTCCAAATACAACGGCTTCTTGAGCTGGTCCAGGCAATCATACACCAACTCCAGTTGAACCATAAGGATGCCAAAgcgttcaagttgatggacTTTATCAAGCGGTATGTGTTCAGGTTTGTGGTGATCGATGCGTCGGAGTTGGTATTGACCTATGGTGAGATAGAGGCGTACCGTTTGTATAGTAGATTGAATCAGGGTTGA
- a CDS encoding aspartate aminotransferase/Glutamic oxaloacetic transaminase AAT2/GOT1 (COG:E; EggNog:ENOG503NUCS): MSQFSHLELQPADEFNDLRIKLANDSDPNKIDVSIGVYRGEDGNSFTLPVVRRAKALYHEENYGHDYTFCLGLPDFVQNAAKVIIGETLVSKKLVASCQTIGGTGACHLGALFLSQSSGYKNFYLGVPAWPNYLPLIKQAGGTVTTYSYYDTEKKQVDFNAMLRSLNAAPAKSVFILQLCCHNPTAADLTIEQWSQVAEIMKKRDLIPFIDAAYQGFATGSMETDGLPIQKFIEVGCEVVVCQSFSKNLGLYGERLGCLHVVVNDVAHTPLVLDQLRYMYRAECSSSPAYGARLMALITKNDELLTQWKKDLQDMSSRLRTTRATVYELLTEKYKTPGTWEHVKTQRGLFWYSGLTEQQSKKLLDEHHVFLPKSGRVNVAGLSDRNVDSFCAAFDAVVRS; this comes from the coding sequence ATGAGTCAGTTTTCCCACCTTGAGCTCCAGCCCGCTGACGAATTCAACGATCTCCGGATAAAATTGGCAAACGACTCGGACCCCAATAAAATTGATGTCAGTATCGGTGTCTATAGAGGAGAGGATGGAAACTCCTTCACGCTCCCTGTCGTCCGCAGAGCCAAGGCCTTGTACCACGAGGAAAACTATGGGCACGATTATACGTTTTGCTTGGGATTGCCTGATTTTGTGCAAAATGCTGCCAAGGTCATCATAGGTGAAACACTCGTgtccaaaaagttggtggcCTCGTGCCAAACCATCGGTGGAACTGGAGCATGTCACCTCGGAGCCTTGTTTCTCAGTCAGAGTTCAGGCTACAAGAACTTTTATCTCGGGGTTCCCGCGTGGCCCAACTACCTTCCTTTAATTAAACAGGCTGGAGGTACTGTCACCACGTACTCGTACTACGACACGGAGAAGAAGCAAGTGGACTTCAACGCGATGTTGCGCCTGCTCAACGCTGCTCCCGCCAAGTCCGTGTTCATTTTGCAATTGTGTTGTCATAACCCTACTGCTGCGGATTTGACGATCGAGCAATGGCTGCAAGTGGCTGAGATcatgaagaaaagagattTGATTCCGTTTATTGACGCGGCATATCAGGGATTTGCCACGGGGTCGATGGAGACTGACGGTTTGCCTATCCAGAAGTTCATTGAGGTGGGCTGCGAGGTGGTTGTGTGTCAGTCGTTTTCCAAGAACCTTGGATTGTATGGAGAAAGATTGGGGTGCTTGCACGTGGTGGTCAACGATGTGGCCCACACTCCGCTTGTGCTAGATCAGTTGAGATACATGTATCGTGCCGAGTGCTCGAGTTCTCCCGCGTATGGTGCTAGACTAATGGCTCTTATCACCAAGAATGATGAGCTTTTGACCCAGTGGAAAAAGGACTTGCAGGACATGAGTTCACGTTTAAGAACCACCAGGGCCACTGTGTACGAGTTGCTCACCGAGAAGTATAAAACCCCAGGAACTTGGGAACATGTCAAGACTCAACGAGGTCTTTTCTGGTACTCTGGCTTGACCGAGCAACAAAGTAAGAAACTTCTCGATGAGCATCATGTGTTTCTTCCTAAGAGTGGAAGAGTCAATGTGGCAGGTTTGAGCGATCGTAACGTTGATTCCTTCTGTGCTGCATTTGATGCAGTGGTTAGAAGCTGA